GCATCAATAGATTTTTAAGATTTTCTTTAAATACATCTATAGATTCCTGCTCAGCTTTATCAGTTAAAATATTTCTAGCCTCTCTCTCAATTGATGGAAGAATAAGTCTATCTAAGGCATCTTTTACAATTGGAGTATAAAACTCTCTTAAGTTCTTATTATGAAAATCCTTAAGTATCAAGTTTTCAATTCTTGTTCTTACATTCTCTTCAAAAGTAATAGATACAGATAAAACTTCCTCTTTTTCTCCTCTATTTACTGCTAAGATTCTATGAGATGGAATCTTGGAAATTTGCTCACTATAGTCATAATAATCCCCATATACCTTTTTAGGATCAAGCTCTCCAGCTTTTTTGCTTTCCTTTGTATTAATTATGCCTTTAGTCAGCATGATTTCTCTTATTTGCTCTCTATATGCTGGAGTTTCAGAGATATTTTGTGCTATTATCAGCATTGCACCTTCTACTGCTTCTTCTACAGTTGGTACTTCCTCAGTGATAAACTCCTTAGCTTTCTCATTAATTTTTTCAACATTTTCAGCCACCATCATAAAGTCAGCAAGAGGTTCTAATCCTCTCTCTTTTGCAATGTCTGCCTTTGTCTTTCTCTTTTTTCTATATGGGAAATATATATCCTCAACCTCTTGAAGAATAGTTGCCTTCTCAATTCCAGCTTTAATCTCTTCAGTAAGTTTTCCCTGCTCTTCAATTAGTCTTAATACCTCTTCTTTTCTCTTGTCTAAATTTCTTAGATAAGTTACCTTTTCAAGTATATTCCCAATTTCAACTTCATCCAGGTTTTGAGTAACCTCTTTCCTGTATCTTGATATAAAAGGAACAGTTGCTCCACCATCTAAAAGTTCCATAGTATTGACTACTTGTGATAATTTTAAATTCAATTCTTTAGCTACCTGTTCAAATATCTTTTCCATAATTCACCTTTTTTTCATTTTCTAATCCACATAAAATATGGACTTCATAATATTATATCAAATCTTTATTAGGTTGTCTAACTAAAGATTAAAAAAAAGAGGCCTTACACTGTATGTATAAAGCCCCCTAAATTACAATTAACTATTTTCTTTTTGCTTCTTCAAATTTTGCCCATACTCCAGCTTTTACTAATATAGATTTTACTGTTCTAGTTGGTTGAGCTCCATTTTTTAAGAAGTTGATGATTTCTTCTTCTTTTAATACTACTCTGTTATCTTCTAATGGGAAGTAGTTTCCTAAATAAGCAACAGCTTTTCCATCTCTTTTTGATAAAGCTTCCATAGCAACTACTCTATAAGAAGGTCTTTTTGTGTCTCCTAATCTTGTTAATCTTAATTTTAACATAAATTCACGTCTCCTTTTGATATATTTATTTTTTTATTTTTTTATATTTAATTTTAGAAAGGAAATCTTCCCTTTCCGCCTTTAAACCCACCAGGGAATGAAGGGAATGATGGCATTTTTCCACCACTGAACATCTTCATCATACTTTTCATCTGATCAAATTGCTTTAAAAGCCTGTTGACATCTGAAACCTGAGTTCCACTTCCACTAGCAATTCTCTGTTTTCTGCTGGCTTTAAGAATTTCTGGTTTCTTTCTCTCTTCATGAGTCATTGATTGAATTATTGCTTCAACTTTTTTCATTTCTTTTTCAGCTGGAGCTAAATCACCAATCTGTCCCATGCCTGGTATAAGTTTTAAAATACTTCCTAATGATCCAAGTTTTTTAATATTCTGTAACTGCTTTAAAAAGTCATTTAAATCAAATTTTTGTGTTCTAATCTTTTCTTCTAATGATTTTGCATCATCTTCATCAATTGCATTTTGTGCCTTTTCAACTAGAGAAACAACGTCTCCCA
Above is a window of Fusobacterium sp. DD2 DNA encoding:
- the rpsP gene encoding 30S ribosomal protein S16; the protein is MLKLRLTRLGDTKRPSYRVVAMEALSKRDGKAVAYLGNYFPLEDNRVVLKEEEIINFLKNGAQPTRTVKSILVKAGVWAKFEEAKRK